The genomic window TGAGGAATAAAGAGGGCAAGGGATAAGGCAGAATAGCCATTGTATTGAATGTAATGGGAAATATTTGTTGGGTCTATCTTATCATTTAAAGAGAGAAGCCTCCTTGTTTGCTTCTTATAAAATGGGACATCAGAGACTTTTTTAATCTTTTCCTTTGTATTTGGGTCTTCGTATAAAAGCCTGTCAATTATCTTTCCTTTTATGATGGTTTCATCAATAATTAAAGAGACATCGTCAGATGTAACCTTTGAATAGAAAATGCCTTGAGGAAAGATAGTAACCAAAGGCCCTTTTTCACAAAAGCCTGGACATCCTGTTTTTAATATTTCTATATCAAGGTTTCTTTTTTTTACATCATTTTCAAAGAGTTCTGAAAGTGTCTTTGCACCCAATGCAAGGCATCCTGCGCCATTACAAATGGAAATTGTTGTTTTTTTAGGATTGTGGGATTTAACAATCCTTTCCCTATATTCAGAAAGCTCATTAACTGACCTTATCTTCATATTTTACATACTCCCCTGTCTTTTCTATTGCCTTATAATGGTCAATAATTAGCTCTGTTTTATGAAGGCTCATCTTGCCATAATATTCATCGTTTATCATAACAACAGGGGCTAAAGCACAAGCACCAACACAGGCTACTGTTTCCAAACCCCATACAAAATCTTCTGATACCTCTTCCTCTTTTATGGATAAAAGCCTCTTTATCCTTGTTAAATTTTCCTCTCCTCCCTTAACATGGCAGGCTGTTCCTTTACAGACCCTTATAGTATATTTTCCGCGTGGCTTAAGGGAGAAATGGTGATAAAATGTGATAACGCCATATATTTTTGAAAGGGGCATTTTCATATATTTAGAAACCATAACAATGGTTTCAGGAGAAAGATAGTTAAATACATCCTGTATCTTTTGAAGAACAGAAATTAACCCATCCTCTTTGAATTTCTCTATTATCTCAATAAGCCTTGTTCTATCCTTGTCTTCCATTGTTTATATTCTAAAAGCCTGTATCTACTCACCTTTTGTAAGATGGTATCAGTTTTCTCCTTAAAAATCCGTAAATTTTACTTCTTTCCTGCAATTGCCTTTACAATATCTCCGCAAGAGATTATCCCAGAGGAAAAAAGCCTTGTTTTCTCTTCCTTTTCTTCATCTATAACCAATAGGCGATGAATATTATTCTCTACCATCATCCTTGCTGCCTTTTCTACATCCTCTTCCTTTCCAATTGTAATAACAGGCTTTGTCATAATTTCAGAAATCCTTACATCTTCAAGGTTTTTTCCAAATGCCCTTGCAATATCCATCTCTGAAAGGATTCCAGAAAATTCATTTCTTTCATTTACCGCAATAATCCCTGAGATATCATACTCAGCCAATACACAGGCTGCCTCCTTTACAGATAACTCATCTGCTACGGTTATCACACCCTTTGTCATAATGTCTTTAACCTTCATTTCTTTAACCTCCTGAATTTTTTAAAGAATAATCAAATTCCCCTTTTTTGTCAAGTTTTTACAAAAATATTGACCTTTTAACGCTTTTAATGTAAAATTTTTTCTAAAATGGAAACTCATAAAGAAACCTATAAAACATCTATCATAGAGGGAGAGATAGGTGGATTAAAGATAGGAGGGGAAAATACCCTACCTTTCTATGAATTTGAAGGGAATATTCCAAATCCACCGAGGATTGCTTTAGAGATATGGGATGAGCCTCCTTTAAATTGGCCAGGCTCTGTTATGAAGCCATACGAGGATGTCTTGAATAATCCTGTTTCTTGGGCAAAGAAGGCAATTTCTTATGGTGCGGATATAATTTGCCTTAAGCTTATGTCTACAGACCCACTTGGAAGCAATAGGTCTCCTTCTGATGCTTCCAAAACAGCAAAGGATGTATCTTCTAATATCCCTGCTCCCTTGATTGTCCTAGGATGCGGAAATATAGAAAAAGATAGCATTGTCCTAAAGGAGATAGCATCAGCTTGCGAAGGAAAGAATATTTTGCTTGGAGCAGCAACAGAGGATAACTATAAACCCATTGGTGCAGCAGCATTAGGCTATAAACACAATGTCTCTGCACAAACACCTATTGATGTTAACCTTGCAAAGCAGCTAAATATCCTATTGGGAAACCTCGGTCTTTCCGACAATAAAATATTTATAGACCCAACAGGCTCTGCATTGGGCTATGGCTTGGAATATACATATTCTATAATTGAAAGGATAAGGCAAGCCGCCCTTCAGGCAGGGGATGAAAAGCTTAAGATGCCCATATTTGTAGAGACAGGAAAGGATTGCTGGAAGATAAAGGAATTAAGGGAGGATAATCCACAATGGGGTGATATAGAAAAAAGGGGTATTCTTTGGGAGGCAATAACAGGCATTTCATTTCTCCTTGCTGGAGCTGATATTTTGGTTATGAGACATCCTTCCTCTATGAAGCTCCTTAAAGAGCTCATAAATGAATTAAGGGGTAAAAGGGAGGAAAAGATAGAGGAAAAGAGACAGATAAAAAAGGAAGAAGCCATTTATGTTGCAAAGGAAGAGGAGAAAATTGAAGGTGTTAAAAGGCACCCTGGTGATAGCTATAAACCATCCTGGATAGATGAAGACATCTCTAGCTTTTTTGAGAAAAAGGAGGCTTTGGTTTATAGTAGTAGGGATGTGTCTTTACAAAAGGCAAAAAACGATGGTGCAAAAACAGTTTTTGATAGAGCACAGGAGATAAAACCCTGTCCCTTTGGAGAAAAGGGTGCATGTTGTAAGCATTGTGCGATGGGTCCTTGCCGATTAAGCTTTAAGGATGAATCTGAGGAGGAACAGGAGAGGGGAGATAAAACAGGGCTTTGTGGAGCAACCATAGGAACAATCTCGGCGAGGAATTTTGCTCGGATGATTGCAGCAGGTGCCTCTGCACACTCTGACCATGGAAGGGAGGTAGCTGAA from bacterium includes these protein-coding regions:
- a CDS encoding NAD(P)H-dependent oxidoreductase subunit E → MEDKDRTRLIEIIEKFKEDGLISVLQKIQDVFNYLSPETIVMVSKYMKMPLSKIYGVITFYHHFSLKPRGKYTIRVCKGTACHVKGGEENLTRIKRLLSIKEEEVSEDFVWGLETVACVGACALAPVVMINDEYYGKMSLHKTELIIDHYKAIEKTGEYVKYEDKVS
- a CDS encoding CBS domain-containing protein, with the protein product MKVKDIMTKGVITVADELSVKEAACVLAEYDISGIIAVNERNEFSGILSEMDIARAFGKNLEDVRISEIMTKPVITIGKEEDVEKAARMMVENNIHRLLVIDEEKEEKTRLFSSGIISCGDIVKAIAGKK